tttacaaaatttacaaaatttacaaaatttacaaaatttacaaaatttacaaaatttacaaaatttacaaaatttacaaaatttacaaaatttacaaaatttacaaaatttacaaaatttacaaaatttacaaaatttacaaaatttacaaaatttacaaaatttacaaaatttacaaaatttacaaaatttacaaaatttaaaaaatttacaaaatttacaaaatttacaaaatttacaaaatatttacaactaaatttaattagcGTGTAACCATCAGAATCCTCTAAACTTTGTTTACAGCGGCACCGAATCACTTGAACACACTGAGGAAAGTTATGATAtcgaatttattatttttgcataCTGTTTTTgggttttatatttatatagaTCCGCCATTATGGCAATCATCTGCCAACAAAAATGCTAATCGCCCCCTTCTTCTCCCCCTCACAGAAAACCAAGCCCAACAGTACGGCGAGGTGAACCAGCTGGGCGGCGTGTTCGTCAACGGGCGGCCCCTCCCCAACAGCACCCGGATGCGGATCGTCGAGCTGGCCCGGCTCGGCATCCGGCCGTGTGACATTTCCCGCCAGCTTCGCGTCAGCCACGGGTGCGTCTCGAAGATACTAGCACGCTACCACGAAACCGGATCGATCCTCCCGGGCGCCATCGGCGGATCGAAACCCCGCGTCACAACCCCCAAGGTGGTCACCTACATTCGGGAGCTCAAGCAGAAGGATCCGGGCATTTTCGCGTGGGAAATCCGCGACCGGTTGCTGTCGGACGGGGTTTGCGACAAGAACAACGTGCCCAGCGTCAGCTCGATATCGCGGATCCTGCGGAACAAGCTCGGCAACATTACGCACCACCACTCCGGCGGCAGCCACACGTCGCCGCACACGCCCCACCTGTACAACTCGATCTACCCCTCGTACCCGTACACGACCAACTCGCTCAAGTCGGAAATGTCCTGCGGCGGCAGTCCCTCGCCACCGACGGGGGTCACTCCGGTGCGGTCGCCCCACTCGCACCACTGTTGGCCCTCGTCCCACTCGGTCACGGACATCTTGGCCAACGCGCACCACCAAGCCGCCATCGCCGCCCTCCGGAACGGGAACATGCCGCCGGGCCAGTGCCACACGACGCCCCCACCGCCAACGCTGGGGTCGGTGGTGCCGAACATGGCGGCCGCCGCCGCAGCCACCAACATGCACCAGCACCAGATGCAGGACTCGAGCCATCAGTCGCCCAACTCGTACAACTACTACATGTACCTGCAGAGCGGCGGAATGCACCACGGCGGGCTGGCCAGCGCGTCCGGCTTATAGGCCATGTTTTAGGTTTAGAGCTGGCTCTGAAGAGGGAGTTCGGCTTAGTGTGCATAGATAAGTGTTTtagtttgttt
This is a stretch of genomic DNA from Culex pipiens pallens isolate TS chromosome 1, TS_CPP_V2, whole genome shotgun sequence. It encodes these proteins:
- the LOC120432244 gene encoding paired box protein Pax-1 isoform X1, yielding MEPVYLESSAISTYHQNDSNSENQAQQYGEVNQLGGVFVNGRPLPNSTRMRIVELARLGIRPCDISRQLRVSHGCVSKILARYHETGSILPGAIGGSKPRVTTPKVVTYIRELKQKDPGIFAWEIRDRLLSDGVCDKNNVPSVSSISRILRNKLGNITHHHSGGSHTSPHTPHLYNSIYPSYPYTTNSLKSEMSCGGSPSPPTGVTPVRSPHSHHCWPSSHSVTDILANAHHQAAIAALRNGNMPPGQCHTTPPPPTLGSVVPNMAAAAAATNMHQHQMQDSSHQSPNSYNYYMYLQSGGMHHGGLASASGL
- the LOC120432244 gene encoding paired box protein Pax-1 isoform X2, which gives rise to MEPENQAQQYGEVNQLGGVFVNGRPLPNSTRMRIVELARLGIRPCDISRQLRVSHGCVSKILARYHETGSILPGAIGGSKPRVTTPKVVTYIRELKQKDPGIFAWEIRDRLLSDGVCDKNNVPSVSSISRILRNKLGNITHHHSGGSHTSPHTPHLYNSIYPSYPYTTNSLKSEMSCGGSPSPPTGVTPVRSPHSHHCWPSSHSVTDILANAHHQAAIAALRNGNMPPGQCHTTPPPPTLGSVVPNMAAAAAATNMHQHQMQDSSHQSPNSYNYYMYLQSGGMHHGGLASASGL